A segment of the Colletotrichum destructivum chromosome 3, complete sequence genome:
cggcgagcacCTGCAGCCGGATGATGGTGGAGATGAagccgacggagccgagCAGGAAGACCATGGCGACCGAGATCTTCTTGTTGCGGCTCATCTGCAGGCCCGGGAGCATCGCGATGGGCAgcgcgaggatgatgaggtccTGGATGATGGCGAGCGCCGAGTTGGCGTAGGCCAGCTGGTTGACGTCGAGGCAGCCGCCCGTGTGGATGTCCCGGTTCCAGAAGAGCTCGATGGGATGGCACGAGAAGATGGTGAGGAAGCCGATGACGActtggccgacgacgaggaaccCGATGAGGATGTAGGCGGCGATGCGGAACTTGCGCACGGTGAAGATTCTCAGGTAGAAAACGACGAGGGAGAGCTTCGCGAAGAGCAGCACGAAGACGTATacgatctcggcggcgtacACTGTGCCTCCGTGGTTAGAGTCCTGTTCCGTATATCCCTGCTACATGGAAAGGAAGTTGTTTTACTCACATAGCCGTAACACCTCAAGCAGACCGCCAGGCTCAAGGTCGTATAAGTGCGTGCCGAACCCTTTGGTTGCCACTGTGACTTGTCAGTACCTCTTCCTAGCCGGAACTCTAAgagcaaaagaagaaggaaaggcAAACATACTGAGGATGATAAAGGTTACGGGAGCAATGGCAATGACCTAGTGCAATGTGTTTAGCTCGCAGATGCCTGGAAAGCATGACGACGGGCACGTCGGGCTTTTCTGTACTCACCAAAGCCGAGATGATCAGTACGTCGTCCAGGTTCCACGTCTTTGCAAGGTTCTTTGCAAGCAGCCgcaggccgacggcaagaGCCGCGACTGTGTAGACCGTGATGAGAATGGCCAGGACCTTGGCCGTCTGGGACTCGTGCGGTAGGTTACACTGCGTAGCTTGGAGCTTTGCAAGGTCTGATATACGTGCCCGTCAGCATTACCATTCATCTCTAACACGGCCAAGCACgacagccccccccccccccccacatcaCTTATCATATACCTAAAGAATCTTGCATTGTGCAGTTTGCCAACAGGCAGGGCGCAACTAGCTGACCGAGCCCAGTACTGGCGCAGGAACATGTCGTGTTGGTGAGGTCACATCCGACTCCTTGGATGCCCTGAACGAGACAGTTCAACTAGGTTTCCGAGTGTTAGTCTTTGTGGATCTGGAGGACACTCCAGGCTTTTATGGACTACCCACTCCGCATGTCGAGATTTTGCTGAGGTCGGGCAGCTGCTGTCTCGCGAACAGGTGCACATCCCGCCCAACAAAGAACTCATGCTGGTCCGCCGCTcccgcgacgacgccggccacCGACAACGTAAGGGGGATCCACAGCAGGCCGAGGGAGGCCGTCAACGAGGTTGGCGTGCGCATTTTTCCGGACCCTTGACGAATTATGCCGCTTGTCGCCAGTGGTACTCACAGCTCCATGCAGGTTTCGAGACGTGGTAGCCGTGTTAGATGGACGGGGTCGATGTTGCATTCGATACCGGCAGGCCCCAGGGTCGCCAAGTCGCCGCACCGGGCGGGCACGATAGGTTTTATCAGACTCCCGGATATGAATTTTGATGAGGGGAATGGAAGCGTGGTCTCTCACAAGTCGAGTGCTTTTGCTGGATAGTCGCCCATGGACCTTGGGATGGGCAAAGACACAGCTCAGATCCCGTGTGGGGGGCAAGAGAGCCGTTATCAACTCCCCCCCCATGTTTCCTTTACTGCGTACCGAGGGGACCCGTTCGCAGCAGCAAACGAGGTTGGTCCGTTGAGCTTGACACATCCAGGATGACTGGTCTTCTGCTTCGGACGCCGCAGGCCTGGTGCCCCTCGAACCCACCGGAAAAGAACACGAAGGGGGCTCCGGGGCGGACAAAGCTCCCCCCTCACACTGCTACACATCTCCAGGGCTGTCCAAGTGTTGCGAAGTCTTGAGGGGGAGAGATGGGATGGTTGGGATGGGAGGTTGACAacggggacggcggcgtgttGTACAAATATGAGACGGATAAGAGTGTGTGGCCATGTTCTGTGCGCTTGCGCGGTGATTGGATCTACatctgtgtgtgtgtgtatgtgtgtgtggtgcTCTCACTCTTCAGCAATCATCAAGCATCAACAGGCATGGCCGCATGACaagcccctccctcccttgtTCTCTTTTGGAAGCATGGCAGTCAGTATACTTACATCGAGAGTACTGTAAGTATCTACCTACAGGTACGATGAATATGCCCGCTGACTGGGTGCGGACGGGCCTCACTTCTCCCAAGTCCGAAGACACTCCGGCGTAATTCCTGAATTCTATTCGGCCTACAATGTCTAGGCAATGATTTTGATCGGAAAAGCCCGCGGTTGGCAAAAATGTGAAGTCTTTGACGCTCGAGAGCACGAGCTTTGAGGCAAGTCTATCCAGTCATCAGTACAAAGGTCTCGGAGGTTTTCGTGTGGCCATCCTGCAGCTGCGGGCCTCTAATTAATGTATGGCGACAGAATCAACCAGGGGACTTATTTGGCCATGTTGTTTCACGGGACCAGGAGAGATCTCGCCGTCTCCCATCATTGGATCGATCAGCGGGTGTGGCCATCCAAGCGAGCCGTGCACTTCGGTCATTgtccatcctcctcctcctcctcctcctcctcctccacacGCACCGGCAAAATAGGGCCGCGTATTCCTTTGGTattgtttttttctttttcgaaAGGAATTACAGTGTCAGTCCATCACTGCCATACATAGGAGAGTGAGGCCGGCCAAGGTTGCGCCCGGCCCagatcccctccccccgctTCCGCATCCCTGTCCCTGACCGGCAACATCCCTCCGGGATGTACGCTGTGATGTTTCACGCTCGGTGTTTCGAAGCCGGCTTCGAGAAGGGTATGCTCAAGCCCCCTTCGTGTTCttccactcactcacccgTCTCTGCAATGTCCACTCTTCCCCTTCCACCACTCAAGAAGcgaagccgaagaagagacGGGTGCGCAgccgcccctctccccgTCTGCAGTTGTCCCGTTGTTTAAAGCAGAAACTCTATTTAGATGCCGCCATCCTCCGCCCTCTGCTCACCGCAGTCTGTTCACGGCCCAacccttctttctctccctccccagTACCCGACGTCTCTGACGAAACCTGTCACGTATTCCGCGCGATAGGCCCAGTTCCTGCCCGGCAAGGTAGCTGGATTCATCTTTTGCCCGGTTCTTCCATGCCTGTAACGGCTTGGCTGCCCCTCATTCTCGACCCAACTACATCCTGGAAGAGTTGGAATTGTTCGTTTCTGCTTCTCGGTAGTTCTTCGACTTCCATAGCTCAGGCCCCAGaacacacgcacacacgcccTCTGGAACAGTAGCCAAGCGAACATCACCGCGAACACGACCTTTAGACTTCGTCCCTTTGGAGTCCCCTCATCTGTCCCTGAGAGAGGAAACCCAGATTGGCAAGGGCTTCATGTTAGTCTGATTCTCGCCGCTGTTTGCCTCACTCCGGAATGTGGGCGCGGCGGGCCCAGCAAACGTGCCATGAGAACAGACACTCAGCCGATGTGAACATCTCGGAGACAGAACTGATCGGTCAATATCTCCGTCGGACGAGTGGCCTTCCGGTGTGTGTCTGTGGGCTTGTGCAATGGCTATGACGGTGAACCGCCTCCTGATCCCCAAGTTGATGATGCCTCTTGGAGGCAATTGACGGTTGCATTGACGACTCAGAGAAGCATCCTGGAACTCGAAATGGTGGGTGAGATAAGTAACATGCTTTATGGCGTCACGTGTACCACGTTTGTCACCTTGGCTGCGGCCCAGAAGACGAGTCGGTGTTTGGCCTTTCGACACTTGTGATACAGCTCTGGCTATTTTCACATGCTGGTAAGCGACCCTCTGCACCTTTTTCTTCAGTGACTAGAGTAAAACGTCTCATTTCCCAGGGTGTTCTTCCATCTCATGTCACAATACATGTCTATGATCAAGTGAAGGAAAGTGTCTGGTGGCGAAATCGAGAATCAAAAGGTGCCAACGCTCAGTTGCAGCCATGTACATGAACACATTATGAAAGTCTCGAAGAATGTCACCCTTTCACGTTCGACGGCCGTTTTTGGTTGGCAAGCTTCGGCATCCGGCCCATGAGATCGCAAGCCCCAGCGAGGGCATTCGGTCAGACTTGGGACCACGAACTCTATCAGTAGGCGAGGAGAGggtaaggggggggggggggggggttgaaaAGTAATTATTTACGCCAGCTATGGATGAGACTGATTAAGCTTCCGAAAGCCCTGCAGCGGAAAAGACCATCATCCCACGAGGAGGACATTTAGGCCTGGGCGGCCTTCATGCTAGAGATTCTTTCCCGCGTCttttcgacgacgacctcctcgttGTAAATGCCGTTGACACTGGGCGTGGCATTGACGACCTGCGCCCACTTGTAGAAGGCCGGCGCCCTCTCCTCGAGGGAGCTCAGGATGGTTTTGGGGACGAGTTCGTGCTTGGCGAAGGAAAAGAGCCTCAGCGTAAAGGAACCGGTGAGGACCTAGTTTGCGGTAAGTAAGAGGGAGACTCATTTCCATTCATCGCGGCGTTGCTCGGACGGAAGGGGAAACGAGAATACAACAAAGAATTATAAACATCAAAACAAAAAAATTGAAACATTTAAATAATTCAAAAAGAATTAAACAAAACATGTGTCACCGGGCTCGTGTGACGGGTCTCAAACTCACCTCGGCCAAAGTAACCTTGTCGCTGCCGTCGAAATACGGCGCCGCGTTCTTCAACAGCGGCTCGATCTccttggcgatgatgtcgacgaaggtcgcggcaacctcggcgacctcggcgtcggactTTGAGAGCTGCAGCTTGAAGAGCAAGGAGTTGGCCTTGCTGAAGTAGGtgtcgacgaagaaggcgatgCGCGCGCGGCGCAGGGCGGCGTCCTTGGAGCCCGCGACGGGCACGAGGTGGGACGggtgggcgtcggcgaggaactgggcgacgatggcggacTCGGTGACGATCTCGCCGTCGTACGAGATGGACGGCACCAGTCCGCGCGGGTTGATGCGGAGGTACTCGGGCGTGCGCGGCACCGAGAGGTCGacgatctcctcctcgaacggcaggccgagctcggcgagggcgatgtgGGCGCGGTGAGCCCCTGGGCCCGGGTGTCAGTATGTCTCTTGGCTTGTTTCTTTGCGCGTGAGAAGGGAGTGTGTGAGAGTAAGAGTgagtgtgagagagtgagtgagagtaAGTTTATGTGTGAGTGATTgtgtgtatgagtgagtgtTTGTGAAAGTGAGAAATAGACGAATGAGCTGGTGGTGATATtggggggggtggggggggttTCACATATTCACATACAAGGGCAGTTATGGTTCGTGTACAGTATAATCTtgggggtggcggcggcagacaTGGCGACGATTGGTTACGAAGACGACGGGTAAAAGATTGCTGGGAAAGTATCCTGACTGGGCTgtgaggagggaggaagagtcGTGTTGATGTCTTGAAAGTAGAGTTATCTCTGGATAATATGGTGGTTTGCGAAAAAGACTCAATATTTGAAGGGACCAGGACCCAACGGGCTGATTACCAATGTTCCCCGCGACACGTCGCCGGTTGGCCAGTTGCATCATTGGATAATCAATGTCGTGATGCAAGATGTACCTCATCCGCCATGCCGCCTGTGAGTGAGGGGAAATGCACCCGCGCggctctcccctcccctcccctcccctccgcccGGCCTCGAGAACCCCGCCGGCGGATTTAGAAGCTGAGGGGTTTCCTGGCTTATAAATCAAGTgggatgccggcgttggTCCAGGATCCGAGCCGACTCTTCCCCTCAGATGGATTGGCTTGCGTtaggatgggatgggatgagtTGTGTTGGGATGATCAATTTCTATCTTCATGATGGATTGCATACCATACAGGCAATGCCTAGGCGGCAAGTAATCCCGGAGGCTATGGAAAATGCACCCCGTCCGTCGCGAAATGCCTGTACTATCTGGCGATAATCCCTCCCTCGTCTCCCCCACCTCTCCCGCAAGCCGGCCCGCTGGTGGAATCCGTCTTGTTCAGGGCCCAGGGGTGGTGCATGGCCAAGATTCCGCACCCGCCCGTGAGGTGAGGCCCTGGTCCGAAGAAACGAGGACCCGTGGGGAAGTTTTCGTAGGGCTGAGGGGGGCCCATCTGTCTAGAATCTGTTCTGCCCGTGTGACGGTCGATGTGGAATCCCAGCCTGTCTGGGAAGCACAATTCCGAACCGCAGAGTTGACTGAGTTGCTTGGCATGCAACACCTGCGCCTTTGGGTTCAGAATCGGTCTGGTCAAGCTGTGACATTCTTTGCATCCGGTTTTTAAAGTAGAGAGTTTGCTCAGGAACACGTCCGTCAAGGGGGGAGCTGTGGTCTCGGGGTTCTTGGCtctcaaaaaaaaaaaaaacagggTTGGGTTGAGAGATCACGAAGCACACGATCATAACCCATAAGCATGATTATTACTGTTATTCCATAGATGATGAATTATTAGAGCACGGGTTCCTGGCTATTGGTGCCTCACTTCGAGGCGAACCCTGGCATTTATCCTCGTATTATACATATTAACTTCAGCTAATGCTGTCTTGGATGACGTTCTTCATGAGCTCGTAGTTGTGCGAGTAGTCGATGTTGACATCGACCACGCACACGCCCTCGTGGCTCAAAGCCTCCTTcatgacggcctcgagctcggacGAACGGCTCACGCGCAACCCTTTGGCCCCAAACGCCTCGGCGTACTTGACAaagtcgacgccgcccaggtCGACGCCGGAGCTGCGGCCGTACTTGTCGACCTCCTGGAACTCGACCATGTTGTATTTGCCGTCATTCCAGATGAAGTGCGTGATGTTGCACCCCTGCTGCACCGCCGTCACCAGCTCCTGGCCACTGTACAggaagccgccgtcgccgctgacGCTGACGACCTTTTGCGAGCACGGCGGCCGCTGGGCGAGCGACGCGCCGATGGCCCACGGGAGCGCGACGCCGAGCGTCTGCTGCACGTTGGACACGAGGAACGACTTGGGGCTGTAGGCGAAGTAGAAGCGCGAGAGCCAGATATACATGCTGCCGACGTCCGACGCGAcggtcggcgacggcggcagcaggccctGCATCAGCCTGATGAAGTAGAGCGGGTGGACGGGCCCGTCGCCTTCTGCGGACCGACCTAGGGCCTGCGGGCTCTGCTCCCAGGCGTGGAACTCGGCAAAGATGGCCCTGGCCGCCTCGGACTCCTGCGGCCGCGAGACCGTCGCGAGGATGTCCCCGAGGGCCTtgacgttggcggcgatggaccCGACGAGCTCAAGCTTGGGGTTGTAGAAGGCGCCGTAGTCGGCGGGGACCCAGTCGAGGTGGAGGATCTCGAGGCTCGGGCTCTTGTGCCAcgcgtcggcgtcgtacTCGGACTGGTCGtagccggcgacgatgacgaggtcggcctgggcgaggagTTTGTCGCCCGGCTGGTTGCGGAAGAGGCCGATGCGGCCGTAGAAGAGGTGGGCGAGCTCGCGGCTGATGGAGCCGGCCGCCTGGAAGGTCTCGACGACAGGGATCGGGTGCTTCCGGAGGAACCGgtggacggcctcgacggcctcgggcgtGGCGGCCCTCGCGCCGAGGAACAGCACGGGGAACTTGGCGTCCTGGATCATGGACGCGGCCCGGCTCAgggaggccgacggcgacgtgcCGTACTCGGGCGGCGTgaaggcggcgggcggaagCGCCGGGATGGACGTCTTGGAGCCGAGCGTCATGATGTCGATAGGCAGGctgacggcggtggcgcccTGCGGGtaggcggtggcggtgcggaaggcgtcgagcatgatctcggcgacctggtccgggtggacggcgccggtggtCTTCTTGGTGACGGGCCCGAGCAGCTGCACGCCGCGCAGGCTCTGGTGCGtcttcttggcggcctggacgcgcttgacgtcgccgacgatggcgacgacgggggcgccctcgtcgttggCCGTCACGAGGCCCGTGGCGAGGTTGCTCGTGCCGGGGCCCGACGTGGCTATGCAGACGCCGGGACGCCCCGTGATGcggccgatggcgccggcgatgaaggcggcgtTCTGCTCATGGCGGCAGACGACGAGCTTGATCTCGGGCCGGTCGATGAGGGCGTTGAAGACGGAGTCGATCTTGGCGCCCGGCACGCCGAAGATGTGCgtgacgccggcgttgacgagggagtcgatgacgacgtctACCGTTTCTGACATGGTGGGTGAATCGAGTGAGGGAGGGTTGTTGGAACTGATGAGATGAGGAGGGTCTGGCTCAATGTGGTGAAGAGCTTTTGATTCATTCACACACAAGCTGAACCGTCACTtggaactggaactggaaTGTTGGGGTGGGGGTCTGCCGTTTTCGACGAGTAAAAGTTCAGACCACGTGAGAAAAGTCGGGGATAGGGAGGGATTTCGATGCCAAAGTGATCCTTTGTACGAGAGATGGGAGATGGATGTGCCGTAAATGCCGTAGAGTTGCGTGATGTCGATGGTCATGACCTGCTTTAGACTGACAAAATaattcactcactcactcttACTCTTTCTCTATCTCACCCTCACACTCTctcacacatacacacacagGCTGACGAGTGAGTAATGAGAGATGAGTGATAAGTGACGATTGAAGTGGACTGCTGCTGAGTGAGGCGTTGATGCGGTGCGACTGACGTCAGTGAGAAGCGACAGTTGTGGGACCAAAGCGCATGCTTTGATGACTCAACAAAGTGTAAATGATAGGCGAGTTTCGCCAGAGAATGGACGGCCGGTGGCCAGCCCCGCAGAGGGCCGATGCAGTTCCGGAGTCTCGTCCCGGCGAATCCGGAGATGCACCTCAGTGAGGCTTTACTTCTCAacaccaaccaaccaaccaaccaaccacaCCAACAGGGACAATCACACGCAGTCGATACTActcccatctcatcccgtCTCATCTCATCTAGTCTCATAGAGCCTCATCTCATCTCGACTCTGCCCCCCTTCCTTGCTCCCCCCTTTGCTCATCGCATTCTCTCATTCCCCCTCATTAATCTTTCACCATACTCccccacctccccccctcaccGTTCAACCATGGCCGTCAACGAAATCTTCCAGTactccatcatctcggccctcatggacggcgtcgcctccACCGGCCTGCCCGTGTCCCAGCTCATCGCCCACGGCGaccacggcctcggcacgTTCCGCCACATGGTCGGCGAGATGATCATCCTCGACGGGAAGCTCTACCAGATGAAGTCGGACAACACCGTCCACCCCGTCGACACGAGCCCGGCctcggacgccgtcgccccctTCGCCATGGTCACCCGCCTGCGGCCGACCGCCAccgtccgcgccgccttcgccgacaAGAAGCAGCTCTTCGAGCACCTGTCGCGGGAGTTCCCTGACTCGAAGaacttcttcctcgccatccgcATCGAGGGCGTCTTCAAGGGCATCACGGTGCGCACGGCGGGTGGGCAGAGCAGGCctggcgagggcctcgtcgaggtcggccggAACCAGGCGTCGCACACGTTCGAGGAGCCGGTGCGCGGCACCGTCATCGGGTTCCGGTCGCCCGAGTACACCATGGGCatcagcgtcgccggcgaccacCTGCACTTCATCACCGAGGACCGCACGCAAGGGGGCCACATCCTGTCGTTCGGgacggacggcgaggtgGACATCGGCGCGGCGCAGATCTCAAAGTGGCACCTGGAGCTGCCGACCAACGACCCGGAGTTCAGCAGGGCGCCGCTGGAGGGGGACAAGGAGGGTATCGCAGCTGTTGAGGGGTAGAGACGAGCGTTGAAGTGGAacgagagagggagagagggagagagagagagagagaaaacaaaaagatAACCTGCCTGCATGGTTGACAGTTAGACTTTTCGCTGAGCCAAGCCAAGACATAATACATACAAACTTTCCCATCACGTTCAAGATATTTGTTCGAAAAGTGGCCATTGATAAAAACTAGAAGAACCATCGTGATGGAAATCATGAGGGTAGAAATGATAAGGATTGAAGGATCAAGGCTATTCACGTTTAAGCATCGTTACTACAGATGATGACGTAATAAAATAACAAAATTAATTCGTATGCAGAAGGATAAAATACCCTCCCATACAGATGTGATATGATAAGTGATGTACAGGTATCGATGGCGATGACCATGTCAGAAACACACTATGGAAGAAGACAAATAACATTTCGCTGTTCTATGGGTATTCCCACCCCAATGCCTTTTTTAACCAGTTTCCAGTTCGATACAAGAGAAAATTCAGCTCCAGACAGTCCTGTCGACCGGGCTTAGAAGGTGTAGACGCAGCTGCTGGgctccttgacctcgacggcgcgggccGAGATACCGAGGCAGCCGGTGTTACCAGCAGGGTTGGCGACGCCGGAGGACACCCAGATGGCCCACGAGTTCTCGATGCTGCCGGGGCAggcgaggaagccggcgccgtcgagggtcAGGTCGCCGTACTGGTCGATGGTCCAGCCGGTGCGCTCGCCGTTGCGGGGCGCGGGCTGGGCGCCGGTGGTGTAGCCGAGCTTGCCCTGGCCCATGCCGGAGCGGTCGGCGTAGAGCTGCTGCGgggtggcggaggcggcgtagAGGTagaggccgccgtcgtcggagAGGTAGAAGgtggcctcctcctcggtgacgGGGGCCTTGCCGTTGTCGCAGGTGGCGTTCTGGCTCGGCAGCTGCAGGAAGATGCTGCTGCGGGCGGCCTGGAAGTGGGAGAAGTGCACGGGGCTAGCGGAGCGGAGGGCCATGATCTGGAAGTAGGCCGGGGGCGTGGCCGGGGCGGTGCCGTTGGTTGTGCCGTTGGTCGGGCTGTTGATCGTGCAGCTGGTCTGGCGGCTGTAGACCGAGGGGATGGAGgcgcccgagacggcggcgatgaaggaggccgcgacggcgagggtgtTGGCGAACTGCATTGTGTGTTTTTTTGGGTTGTCTTGAGTGGTTTTGCTTCGTCTGTTGGGTTGTCGTAAAAGACTGATGTGGTTCGGTAGATGAGATTACTTGGGAGTATTAAGAGtcgatggcggtgatgagAACTTTTAGATATGAGCTCGAATAGGAGGTCCTATCCGTCTCATTATATATCCCAGGTTGACAAACGATCATGGTCATGACCATGCCATGCTATGGCGTGCCGGTTGCCGCCGTGCCACCAGAGCTTCTCGAGGACCCGCCGAAGATCATCTCGTAATCACGGGGTGTGCAGAGTAAACTCTCTCGGTAGTCAGTCCTCCCAACGAGTGCGTATGTGCACTGCCGAGCCGTAGATCTTCTCGTACTCTGTACCTGTACACACATTATCACAATGCCGGTCAAGGATGCAGGTGGCAGGGTGCAGcgggtggggggggggggggtcccaTTGACATCACAGAGCCCCTGCGATGGAGAACGGAAAGAATACGAGAGGAGCCGCCACcggggggtgagggaggaggaggaggaggaggaggcgcgcACTCGGTTCATTGGGCTGAGTTGGATGGCTTGGGCACGCTTGGCGATGGGGCATCCCGTTGTCCCCTAGCGTTGCCGTCTACCGTCTGCGCCTCCCGCGAAGCCCGCTAAGTCCATGTACTGTATTGGTACGAGGAAGCCAAGCTCGTGGTGGAGGAAAGATGGGAACGCCAGGGAgacaagaggaagagggtcATGCAACCccaccggcggcctcgggggGAGCGGCCAGcccgcgaggccgccgatTGGCCCGGCCCTCTAATCCAGCACCGTGGGACCATCATGGAGGCTGGATGAACGGCTGTAACTCTGTAGCATTGGATGAAAAtagagagtgtgtgtgtattgCGAATACTGTACAAAGACTAAAATTTAGAAAAAATTAATAAAAAATTAAAAAATTAAAAAGGGCATGGGGAAAAGAGAGGCTGGGGGCCCAGGTGGCTGGCAACAAGTCGATATACACGCACACACTACATCGTACACACTGCCTATATCGTACGGTCCCATGGCGTACTGAATCGTTCAATGCAATTCAGCCTTAAGCAGCCGGCTGTCCTAACAGCCAACACTACATCGTACTATAGTAGAGAGACAGCCAACAGGGAAGAAGTGGGCGGTGATGTCACAAGACGACAACACGACCCGAGGCTCCACGTCCCCTATATTTTCTTCTATTTTCGGTGTGCTATGTGCGCTACGGGGGAGTCCTTTTCGACCCGTCTCTCCTCGGTTAACCTCGTTCTTCTTTGATTTCCCGAGGGGTGATCCCTGCGAGGCAAACAAGCAGACGCTAGATGCATTGTACCTATAGGTcaaggagggagaggaaaggggggggggggggggggggcaacgTTGCACCGCACTCTAGAGAGACACAGCAGGATTGCTTTCGGAGCCATTTGATTTTGAgttttattttatttttacATAAACAAAGCCGTCAACGCTGGGAGAAAGTTGGTTGGTCACCTTTCTCCAGGTCGAGAGGCTTTTCTACCCGAAACTGACACCGCCCAGCAGCGCCGCTTTCGACAACGCCCGGCCAACGCCAAGCTATTAATATACGAGTCAAGGGGAGAGGATGGGGCCATGCCGCGGTGACGGCACATCCGCCTGGGTTACCTTCTCCGAGGAACTTTTTTAGTGCTTCCATGCACGCACTCACTCACTGTTGGAAGCGCACTCGGCTGACGTTTAGCGCTTGGAGGCGAatcggccaccaccaccactgccacCAACTCATGCGCTTGCTTGGTGCCGCGGGACACAcgcgccatcgtcatcgcaTTACTCTTTCCTAAGGGTCcgtcgccatggccggcTCCGTGAAGAAGTACGCCGGCAGGAGATCGATGGATGGCTTAGAGTCTTGTCGGTTCAACTCTTCCCCCTTAGCGGTGCCGCTGATCAAGACGTCGGAGGCCTATCATGATGCCCTGCTCAAGCCCGACGGGCCCAACAGGTCCGTGTTCGGATCATCTGCCGTCCCTGAGATTCTGTATTTGTGGCGCACATGGACATTCTATGGACTATGGAGACTCATCTC
Coding sequences within it:
- a CDS encoding Putative extracellular membrane protein, CFEM, giving the protein MRTPTSLTASLGLLWIPLTLSVAGVVAGAADQHEFFVGRDVHLFARQQLPDLSKISTCGLNCLVQGIQGVGCDLTNTTCSCASTGLGQLVAPCLLANCTMQDSLDLAKLQATQCNLPHESQTAKVLAILITVYTVAALAVGLRLLAKNLAKTWNLDDVLIISALVIAIAPVTFIILMATKGFGTHLYDLEPGGLLEVLRLLYAAEIVYVFVLLFAKLSLVVFYLRIFTVRKFRIAAYILIGFLVVGQVVIGFLTIFSCHPIELFWNRDIHTGGCLDVNQLAYANSALAIIQDLIILALPIAMLPGLQMSRNKKISVAMVFLLGSVGFISTIIRLQVLAVFGSSIDPTWDYAPVVWWTTVELGVVIVCACAPMIRNLVDKVLPRFDLFTRWTSPKPSKEGSSPSSSGGSSKGGGGGGGGGGSGGSESPHKMGRYHKFGRTHSPPQFSDNYVRDHLTGPRGPPVPPKDHRTVPPTYRNMYAYQGGSKQPKALEPPPSPPQPFDLSWRSMNPYGIPKENLEEGVGKKNYNIDIEMLERKGQGGRRVLVEHREL
- a CDS encoding Putative glutathione S-transferase, Thioredoxin-like superfamily, glutathione transferase family, with amino-acid sequence MSAAATPKIILYTNHNCPWAHRAHIALAELGLPFEEEIVDLSVPRTPEYLRINPRGLVPSISYDGEIVTESAIVAQFLADAHPSHLVPVAGSKDAALRRARIAFFVDTYFSKANSLLFKLQLSKSDAEVAEVAATFVDIIAKEIEPLLKNAAPYFDGSDKVTLAEVLTGSFTLRLFSFAKHELVPKTILSSLEERAPAFYKWAQVVNATPSVNGIYNEEVVVEKTRERISSMKAAQA
- a CDS encoding Putative thiamine pyrophosphate enzyme, TPP-binding, thiamine pyrophosphate enzyme, central, producing the protein MSETVDVVIDSLVNAGVTHIFGVPGAKIDSVFNALIDRPEIKLVVCRHEQNAAFIAGAIGRITGRPGVCIATSGPGTSNLATGLVTANDEGAPVVAIVGDVKRVQAAKKTHQSLRGVQLLGPVTKKTTGAVHPDQVAEIMLDAFRTATAYPQGATAVSLPIDIMTLGSKTSIPALPPAAFTPPEYGTSPSASLSRAASMIQDAKFPVLFLGARAATPEAVEAVHRFLRKHPIPVVETFQAAGSISRELAHLFYGRIGLFRNQPGDKLLAQADLVIVAGYDQSEYDADAWHKSPSLEILHLDWVPADYGAFYNPKLELVGSIAANVKALGDILATVSRPQESEAARAIFAEFHAWEQSPQALGRSAEGDGPVHPLYFIRLMQGLLPPSPTVASDVGSMYIWLSRFYFAYSPKSFLVSNVQQTLGVALPWAIGASLAQRPPCSQKVVSVSGDGGFLYSGQELVTAVQQGCNITHFIWNDGKYNMVEFQEVDKYGRSSGVDLGGVDFVKYAEAFGAKGLRVSRSSELEAVMKEALSHEGVCVVDVNIDYSHNYELMKNVIQDSIS
- a CDS encoding Putative alpha-acetolactate decarboxylase: MAVNEIFQYSIISALMDGVASTGLPVSQLIAHGDHGLGTFRHMVGEMIILDGKLYQMKSDNTVHPVDTSPASDAVAPFAMVTRLRPTATVRAAFADKKQLFEHLSREFPDSKNFFLAIRIEGVFKGITVRTAGGQSRPGEGLVEVGRNQASHTFEEPVRGTVIGFRSPEYTMGISVAGDHLHFITEDRTQGGHILSFGTDGEVDIGAAQISKWHLELPTNDPEFSRAPLEGDKEGIAAVEG